The Bacteroidota bacterium genome includes a window with the following:
- the rplL gene encoding 50S ribosomal protein L7/L12: protein MADVKELAEQLVNLTIKEASDLATVLEEEYGIKPAAAAVAVAGPAAGGGDGGGAEEKTEFDVILTSAGPKKIAVIKEVRAITGLGLKEAKELVDGAPSPIKEGASKDEAEQIKGKIEEAGGNVELK from the coding sequence ATGGCAGACGTTAAAGAACTCGCAGAACAGTTAGTAAACCTTACGATCAAAGAAGCCAGCGACCTGGCAACAGTACTCGAAGAAGAGTATGGCATTAAGCCGGCAGCAGCTGCAGTAGCAGTTGCAGGTCCTGCAGCAGGTGGCGGCGACGGTGGCGGCGCTGAAGAGAAAACGGAATTTGACGTTATCCTGACCAGCGCTGGTCCAAAGAAAATCGCTGTGATCAAAGAAGTTCGCGCTATCACAGGCCTTGGCCTCAAAGAAGCGAAAGAACTCGTTGATGGCGCGCCTAGCCCGATCAAAGAAGGTGCCAGCAAAGACGAAGCTGAGCAGATTAAAGGCAAGATCGAAGAAGCTGGCGGAAACGTAGAACTCAAGTAA